The DNA window GTCGTGGGGACGGCCAGCGACGCCGACGGGGTCATGGAGCTCGTCAGCCGCCACGGCCCGGACCTCGTGGTCCTGGACGCGGGACTGCGGCCCACGCGCACCGTCGAAGGTCTCGAGGCCGCCGCGCGGATCAGGGCCGAGCGGCCGGAGACGGCGATCATGGTGCTCGCCGCACATGTGGAGATCGAGTCGTCAGCCGAGCTCCTGGCGAGTGGACGAGGGGTCGGCTACCTCCTCAAGCACCGGGTCGTCGACGTCGACGACTTCATCGATGCTCTGCACCGGGTCGTCCGCGGCGGATGCGTGCTCGACCCCGTGCTCGTGCACGAGCTGATGGTCGCGCGCGACCGGGACGACCCGTTCTCCCAGCTGAGCAGGCGGGAGCACGACGTGCTCGCCCTGATGGCCCAGGGCCGTTCGAACCTCGGGATCGCCCACGAGCTGTGGGTCGCCGAGGGCACCGTCGAGAAGCACGTCCGGAGCATCCTCACGAAGCTCGGGCTCGGCGACAGTCCCGCCGACCATCGCCGCGTGCTCGCTGTGATCGCGTTCCTCGCCGGCACGGCCGGCGATGCTGGGGGCACCCACGACCATCCCCGACTGGCGGCTGCGTCGGCGTGACCTAGGCGACCTCCACCGGCGCCCGACGGACGCCGCGCGGCGTGGCCAGGCCACGGAGCTGGACGCTCGGGGGGACGTAGAAGAGCCCCCCGCTCACCGCCGTCGAGAAGTCGAGCAGGGGGTCGTAGGTGCCGAGCGGTACGCCGACGAACCGCCTCCGCACACTCGCCTCGAGGACGTCGGGCGACGCGGCGTACGCGACGGACACGGTGCCGAACTCCCCCAGCGCCGGCGAGCCGAACGCCATGTCGTGCCGCAGCGGCTGCGTCCCCTGGTGACGGGTCAGCCGGTGCCGGTCGACGTCCTGGGCCGGGATCGGGGTGTTGGTGAGCTTGTCGCGCCCCATGACCCGCTCCTGCTCGCACACGTGCAGCCGTTCCCACGCCGTCAGGTCGTGCAGGAAGGTCTGCACGAGCGCGAAGCTGCCGCCGGCGTGCTCGGGATCGTCCGCACCGATGAGCGCGGCCACCTCAGCGGCCGCGCCGGTGGGGTTGTCGACGTCCTCGACGAAGCCCAGGAGGCTGCGGTTGTCGAAGGAGCGGAACGCCTGCACCTCGAGCTCGACCCGGACCGCGTCGCGGAGCTCGGCGACCACCCGGGTCACGAGCTCGAAGCAGAGCCCCCTGCTTGCGGTCCGGACGTGGACGAGGAGGTCGCCGGGTGACGCCGGTGCGGTCTGGGTGACGCCGTGGACCGGCTCGAACGGTCGCATCCCTGACGGTGCGGTCCGGCCCGCGACCCGCAGCCATCCGTCGTACGAGAAGCCGATGACGCACGCCAGCTCCGCGTCCGGTGCGCGCGCCCCTACCGCTCGCACCAAGAGGGGAAGCGCGCAGGCGAGGCCACGCACGACGGCCTCGGCGCCGGGACGTATCGAGACCACGAGCACGTGCGACACCCGACCGGGCGCCGCCAGCACGGCCTGCGCCTCGCTGCCGACGTCGGAGGGAACGATGGTCACGCACCGACCGTCTCAGGGCGACGCGTCCCGGCGCCATGCCGCCAGCACCCCCTGACGATGGCGGATCTCCCACCCGCTCGAGGGAGGTCAGCATGCCCGTCAGTTCGCGGTGCCCGACCGGCCGAGGTCCTCCGACGTCTCCAGCCCGGCGAGTGCAGCGCCGAGCTGGCCCCGCGACGAGATCCCGAGCTTCGGGAAGATGTGGTAGAGGTGCGAGCTCACCGTGCGATGCGAGAGGAACAACCGCTCGCCGATCTGGCGGTTGGTCAGACCGGCGGCGGCGAGCGCGGCGATCTGGATCTCCTGGGCGGTCAGGTGCTCCCACGCAGCCGTGACCTGCTCGGGGGGCAGGTCCCCCGCGGCGCGGAGCTCGACCGCCGCGCGCTCGGCCCACGGCACCGCGCCGAGTCCGGCGAAGGTCTCGTGCGCCAGGCGCAGAGGCCCGCGAGCCTCGGCGATGCGCCGGCCGCGGCGCAGCCACGCCCCGTAGTGGAGCTGCACCCGCGCGCGATGCATCGGCCACGCCGCCAGCCCGTCGCGCAGCGCCTCCTCGAAGAGGTCCGCCTTGGCGCTCTCCTCCGCGAGCAGCGGCCTGGCGACCAGCGCGCCTGCCGCCAGGACCGGCGACCCGGTGCGTAGTCGTCGGTCGAGCACCGCGTCGATCGCCTCGCGGGCGGCCTCGGCCCGGGTGCCGAGCGCCCCCGCCTCGGCCAGCTCGGCGACCAGGAACGTGCAGTGGTGCTGGTGGAAGGCGACGTCGTGCGGGTCGAAGACGGCGTACAGCTGGGTGAACGCCTCGTCGTACTGGCCCCGGGCCAGCGCCGCGTAGCCGCGGACGGTCCGCACGAGGGCGAGCATCGGGTCGGCGCCGACCGCCAGGAACACCTCCTCGGCGCGATCGGCGTCCATCAGCGCTGTCTCGACGTCACCGCGCAGGCTGCGCGACGCCGCCACCGCCAGCGAGGAGGTGGCCTCCCAGAGCGGCTGCATCGTCTCGAGCGCGAGCCGTCGGCCCTCCTCGCCAGCCACCTCGGCCCGGCGCAGCCGGCCGAGATGCAGCTCGCACCAGGCCGACCCGGCCAGGGCCTGGGTGAGGCTGCTCAGCCGCCCCTGCCGCCGGCCGTCGGCCACGGCAAGCGCATAGAGCTGGCGTCCCCTGGGGTGGTCACCGAGCCCGGCGGCCCCCAGCCCGAGCCCGAGCATGACCTCGGCGTTGCGATCGGCGAGGGAGAGGTCGAGCCGGTCGTACGCCGCCAGCGACTTCGCTCCGCGTTCCTCGGGCGCCGCGAGCGAGGTCACGATCAGGTGCACCGCGCTGTCGGCCGCCGTGACCTCGTCGGCCGACTCGGCCAGCAGCCGCGACGTGTCCGCGTCGACGTTGGACCACCACGACCGCAGCGCGATGCCGACCAGCATCGCTGTCGCCCTGCGGGTGTCGCCATCGGCGTGCATTCGGCGGGCGATCTGCGCGAACAGGCGCACGCGGTCGCCACCGCTCCACGCGCCGGTGGTCAGCAGCTCGTGCATCCAGTTGAGGCGGGTCCGCTCCCCCGCGTCAAGGACGGCCGGGTCGAGGAGCTCGAGCACGGTCAGCGCTCGGTCGCGCTGGCCCATCTCGTCGAGCATCTCGAGGAGGAGCAGCTGTCGGGTAGCGCGCCGACGCGGGTCGGCACTGAGCCGTGCTGCCTCCTCGTACGCCCGGGCCGCTGTCTCCAGCGCTCCTCCCTGCAGCGCCGCGACGGCAGCCTGGTCGAGCTGGTCGGCCACCGCCTCGTCCGGGGCCTCGGCCGCCGCGGCCGCGTGCCACACCCGCCGATCGGGCGAGCGCGCCGTCCGGGCGAGGACGCGGTGCGCTTCCTGGCGCGTCGCCGGGCCGGCGTCCTGGGAGACGGCCGAGCGCACCAGCGGGTGCCCGAACCGCACCTTGTCGCGGTCGATCTCCACGAGGCCGACCTCGACGGCGGGCTCGAAGTCGCGCAGGGACACCGCCATCCCGGTCAGCACCCGACCGGCCGCCAGCACCTCGCCCACCGCGTCGCTGTCGTGGAGCGCCGCCAGCAGCACCAGCCGCCGCGTGCGCTCGGGCAGCACCGCCATCCGGGACGCGAACGCCGACTCCAACCGGCGGCTGACGGGCAGCAGGTCGCCGCCATCGATGTACGCCGCATCGGTGATGGTCTTCGGGAGCTCCTTGATCGCCAACGGGTTGCCCGCCGCCTCGTCGAGCACTCGCCGTCGGGCGTCGGCGGGCAGGTCGGGTGCGACCCGGTCGAGCAGCGCCGCCGCCGCGACGTCGTCGAGCCGGCTCAGGCGCACGGTGTGCCATCCCTGGCCGAGGGCGACCTCCTCCAACGGGTCCGGCTGCTCGTCGCGTCCCGCCAGCGCCAGGCGCACCGGCTCCGGACCGAGCCGTCGGGCGACGAACGTCAGCACGTCGCGGGTCGGGCCGTCGACCCACTGGACGTCGTCGACGGCCACGAAGAGTCCCGTCTCCCGGGCCACGTCGGTGAGCAGCTCGAGCACGCTCATCGCCGTGCCGACCATCGCCGCGCCGGCGGCCTCCGGCGCGTCCAGGGCATTCAGGGCGTCCGCCACCGCCCGGCGCCACCGCGGTGTCTTCTCGTCGGTGCCGAGCGGGTGGAGCAGCTGGTGCAGCGTCGCGAAGGGAAGTCCTCGCTCTGTCGGCGTGCCCGCGGCGCTCAACGTGACCATCCCGCGCGAGGCAGCCACGTCGCGCGCCCACGCGACCAGCGAGGTCTTGCCGATCCCGGGCTCGCCGCGCACCAGCACCACCGGCGAGGCGGAGGCGCCCGTGACGAGGTCGTCCATGAGCCCGCACTCGGCCCGGCGCCCGGTGAGCGCGTCGACGGAACCCATCCCCTCCACCCGTCCGATCCGGGCAGGAAGCAACCAGCCCCGATCTCCCTCTCCGGCGATCGTACGGCGGGGGAACGACGTGCGGCCTCCCCAATTCGGGTGATGGGGAGCACCCTCCCGCTGGCGGGTAGTCGAGTTGGCGGCTGGCGGCGAGGTGCGGACCGGCCCTCGCGGACGACAGTGCAGGTAGTCGCAGATCACCCCACCGAGGACGAAGCCATGAACACCCACTCCCTCCCCCACCGCACCAGCCGCCCCGTCCGTCGTGCCGCCGTTGTCGGAGGCGTCGTGCTGGCGGTCGCCCTGAGCGGGCTGGTCGCGCCGACCACGTCGGCCGCAGACAGCCCGCGCCGAGCCACGCCGCCCACGACCTCCTCGCGCGCCGCTGCTGCGGCCACCCCCCTCTCCCGCGCGACGGCGGCGCTCACGCTCGCCCTCGCCGAGCTGCACAAGGGTCACCCGGGGAAGGCCGCGGCCGCGTTCAACGCGCTGGCGCGCCGGACCGACCGTGCGCACGCCGCGGCCGTCGGGCTCATCGGCAAGCCGCCCGCCGACCCCGAGAGCGACGAGCCTCCGGGCCCGGGCGCGGTGCTGAAGATGCTGGGCTTCGACCACAAGGTCACGACGACCCTGGTGCCGCTGCTGAACCGCCAGAAGGGGACGCGGGTGGTCCGCTCGATGGCCAACGCCCTGAACCGCACCCACGTCCGCCGCAACGGCATGATCTCGCGGGTCGTCGCGCTTCCCCCGGAGGGGGCCGGCGACGACTACACGGACGGCATGTCGGACATCCTCGGGACCTTCCCCGCCGAGATCAAGCTGATCGACACCGCGCTGTCGACGTACGTGCTCACGACCGCCGGGCGCAGCTCACTCACCAGCACCCGTGCGCGGGTCGTGGTGGCGAACCGGCTCATGAACGGCGCGTACGGCGGTGGCGAGTGACCCTGCACCGCCCCGGCGCTCCACGCACCCACCGCCGCCGGGGCAGCAGGGTCGTCCTGCTGGGCGTGGCCCTGGTGACGCTGGCCGCGGCGGCGTACCTCGCGGTCGTGCCCGGCGTCGCGTGGACCAACGTCACCCGGGTCGACGCCGAGCCCGACGGGCCCCGGCCGGCGGACCAGCCCGGCACGACGTACCTCCTGGTCGGCCTCGACAGCCGGTCCGACCTGTCGTCGGCCGATCGGCGACGGCTCGGCACCGGCAACGGCGACGGGGGGAACAGGGCCGACACGGTGATGCTCCTCCACGTCGGCGCCGGCCCGGCCCTCCTGCTGTCGGTGCCGCGCGCATCGCTCGTCGACGTGCCGGGGCACGGCACGTCGATGATCAACGCCGCCTACGCGTACGGCGGTGCGCCGCTGCTGGTGCAGACCGTCGAGGCGGCCACGGGAGTCCGGGTCGACCACTACGTCGAGGTCGGCCTGGGCGGCGTGGTGAGGAGCGTCGACGCCGTTGGCGGCATCGTCATCTGTCCGGAGACCCGGATGGACGACGCACGCGCCGGCCTGCACGTCGACGCCGGGTGCGCGCGGGCCGACGGCCCGACCGCGTTGGCCTACGCGCGTTCGCGGCACGCACAGCGGCTCGATGACCTGGACCGCGCCGCCCACCAGCGCGAGGTCGTCTCCGCACTCGCCGACGCGGCCCTGTCCCCGCGCACGTTCGTCAGCCCCCGGCGCTACTGGCGGGTCGCCTCCGGCGCCGTGGCGTCGGTCCGGGTGGGCGACGACGTCGGTCCGGTGGCGATGGCGCGGCTCGCCTGGGCACTGCGCCACGTCGACGGTGACGGCGGCCTGACCTGCGGGGTGCCGATCACCGACGCGGATGTCGCGGTCGTGCACTGGGACCGCGAGCGGGCCGCCGAGATGTTCGCCCTCGTCCAGGAGGACCGGGTGGCTGACCTCGACGAGTCGCTGTGTCGGCGGTCGGGTCTCGCGACGGTCACGGCCGGTGGGGCGCACCCGGCGCCGTCGCGGCAGCAGCGTTGACCAGGCCCCAGCCGTAGAGCGGATCGGGGCCCGGGGCGCCCAGGTCGCGGGCGGTCGCCCGCAGTCGGTCGGCGACGGCGTCCGGCGACGGGTGTTCGCCGAGGACGCCGCTGGCGATCACGAGGGCCGCCGTGGCGGCGACGTGCGGAGCGGCCATCGAGGTGCCCTGGTAGCCGGCCAGGTCGAAGCCGACGTACGGCGCCGCCGCGCGCGTCACCTGGAAGACCCGCGCACCGATCCGTCCCAGCCCGCAGTGCGGGTCGTCCGCGTGTGCGTCGCCTCCCCCGCCCGGGGCCACGAGGTCAAGACCCTCGCCGTAGTCGGAGTAGCTGGCCAGGCAACCGGAGTCGGTCGTCGCGCCCACGGCGAGGACGTCGGGCGCCGACGCCGGGTACGCCACCGAGTCCTCGCCACGGTTGCCGGCGCCGACCACCACGAGCGTGCCGCGGTCGTGCGCCTCGGCGAGCGCGTCGGCCAGGTCGTGCACCGAGGCCGGGCGCGGGTCGGAGACGAAGTTCAGGCTGAGGTTGATGACCTGGGCGCCGTGGTCGACCGCGTACCGCACCCCGCGCGCGATGGCGCCGGGCTCGCCCTCACCGTAGTTGTCGAGCACCCGCACCGGCATCAGCCGCACGCCGTACGCGAGGCCGGTCAGGCCCACGCCGTTGCCGGTCCGCTCCGCGATGGTGGACGCGACGTGGGTGCCGTGGCCGTTGCGGTCGAAGGGATCATCGTCGTCCCCGACGAAGTCGTAGCCCGGCACCAGCAGATCCGGGTCGAGGTCGGGCGAGCCCGGCTCCGACTCGTCGCCGCCCGGGTACGCCACTCCGGTGTCGAGGACCGCGACGGTGACGCCCTGCCCACCCGGGGCG is part of the Nocardioides conyzicola genome and encodes:
- a CDS encoding LCP family protein — its product is MTLHRPGAPRTHRRRGSRVVLLGVALVTLAAAAYLAVVPGVAWTNVTRVDAEPDGPRPADQPGTTYLLVGLDSRSDLSSADRRRLGTGNGDGGNRADTVMLLHVGAGPALLLSVPRASLVDVPGHGTSMINAAYAYGGAPLLVQTVEAATGVRVDHYVEVGLGGVVRSVDAVGGIVICPETRMDDARAGLHVDAGCARADGPTALAYARSRHAQRLDDLDRAAHQREVVSALADAALSPRTFVSPRRYWRVASGAVASVRVGDDVGPVAMARLAWALRHVDGDGGLTCGVPITDADVAVVHWDRERAAEMFALVQEDRVADLDESLCRRSGLATVTAGGAHPAPSRQQR
- a CDS encoding response regulator transcription factor translates to MSVDDKVVVTPREHTTRIVIADGDVLTRTGLAGLLEQRHGHQVVGTASDADGVMELVSRHGPDLVVLDAGLRPTRTVEGLEAAARIRAERPETAIMVLAAHVEIESSAELLASGRGVGYLLKHRVVDVDDFIDALHRVVRGGCVLDPVLVHELMVARDRDDPFSQLSRREHDVLALMAQGRSNLGIAHELWVAEGTVEKHVRSILTKLGLGDSPADHRRVLAVIAFLAGTAGDAGGTHDHPRLAAASA
- a CDS encoding helix-turn-helix transcriptional regulator, which encodes MGSVDALTGRRAECGLMDDLVTGASASPVVLVRGEPGIGKTSLVAWARDVAASRGMVTLSAAGTPTERGLPFATLHQLLHPLGTDEKTPRWRRAVADALNALDAPEAAGAAMVGTAMSVLELLTDVARETGLFVAVDDVQWVDGPTRDVLTFVARRLGPEPVRLALAGRDEQPDPLEEVALGQGWHTVRLSRLDDVAAAALLDRVAPDLPADARRRVLDEAAGNPLAIKELPKTITDAAYIDGGDLLPVSRRLESAFASRMAVLPERTRRLVLLAALHDSDAVGEVLAAGRVLTGMAVSLRDFEPAVEVGLVEIDRDKVRFGHPLVRSAVSQDAGPATRQEAHRVLARTARSPDRRVWHAAAAAEAPDEAVADQLDQAAVAALQGGALETAARAYEEAARLSADPRRRATRQLLLLEMLDEMGQRDRALTVLELLDPAVLDAGERTRLNWMHELLTTGAWSGGDRVRLFAQIARRMHADGDTRRATAMLVGIALRSWWSNVDADTSRLLAESADEVTAADSAVHLIVTSLAAPEERGAKSLAAYDRLDLSLADRNAEVMLGLGLGAAGLGDHPRGRQLYALAVADGRRQGRLSSLTQALAGSAWCELHLGRLRRAEVAGEEGRRLALETMQPLWEATSSLAVAASRSLRGDVETALMDADRAEEVFLAVGADPMLALVRTVRGYAALARGQYDEAFTQLYAVFDPHDVAFHQHHCTFLVAELAEAGALGTRAEAAREAIDAVLDRRLRTGSPVLAAGALVARPLLAEESAKADLFEEALRDGLAAWPMHRARVQLHYGAWLRRGRRIAEARGPLRLAHETFAGLGAVPWAERAAVELRAAGDLPPEQVTAAWEHLTAQEIQIAALAAAGLTNRQIGERLFLSHRTVSSHLYHIFPKLGISSRGQLGAALAGLETSEDLGRSGTAN
- a CDS encoding S8 family serine peptidase, which codes for MSGRRATHGPGLLGCLGACLALGAGVAAVLTATSGAGTGAVARPLVPDDPGRSGSAGGWAELQWNFAGPYGVDAPDAWGNLVAAGAPGGQGVTVAVLDTGVAYPGGDESEPGSPDLDPDLLVPGYDFVGDDDDPFDRNGHGTHVASTIAERTGNGVGLTGLAYGVRLMPVRVLDNYGEGEPGAIARGVRYAVDHGAQVINLSLNFVSDPRPASVHDLADALAEAHDRGTLVVVGAGNRGEDSVAYPASAPDVLAVGATTDSGCLASYSDYGEGLDLVAPGGGGDAHADDPHCGLGRIGARVFQVTRAAAPYVGFDLAGYQGTSMAAPHVAATAALVIASGVLGEHPSPDAVADRLRATARDLGAPGPDPLYGWGLVNAAAATAPGAPHRP
- a CDS encoding Dyp-type peroxidase — protein: MTIVPSDVGSEAQAVLAAPGRVSHVLVVSIRPGAEAVVRGLACALPLLVRAVGARAPDAELACVIGFSYDGWLRVAGRTAPSGMRPFEPVHGVTQTAPASPGDLLVHVRTASRGLCFELVTRVVAELRDAVRVELEVQAFRSFDNRSLLGFVEDVDNPTGAAAEVAALIGADDPEHAGGSFALVQTFLHDLTAWERLHVCEQERVMGRDKLTNTPIPAQDVDRHRLTRHQGTQPLRHDMAFGSPALGEFGTVSVAYAASPDVLEASVRRRFVGVPLGTYDPLLDFSTAVSGGLFYVPPSVQLRGLATPRGVRRAPVEVA